One Theropithecus gelada isolate Dixy chromosome 18, Tgel_1.0, whole genome shotgun sequence DNA segment encodes these proteins:
- the SKOR2 gene encoding SKI family transcriptional corepressor 2 → MASSPLPGPNDILLASPSSAFQPDALSQPRPGHANLKPNQVGQVILYGIPIVSLVIDGQERLCLAQISNTLLKNFSYNEIHNRRVALGITCVQCTPVQLEILRRAGAMPISSRRCGMITKREAERLCKSFLGENRPPKLPDNFAFDVSHECAWGCRGSFIPARYNSSRAKCIKCSYCNMYFSPNKFIFHSHRTPDAKYTQPDAANFNSWRRHLKLTDKSPQDELVFAWEDVKAMFNGGSRKRALPQPGAHPACHPLSSVKAAAVAAAAAVAGGGGLLGPHLLGAPPPPPPPPPPLAELAGAPHAHHKRPRFDDDEDSLQEAAVVAAASLSAAAASLSVAAASGGAGTGGGGAGGGCVAGVGVGAGAGAGAGAGAKGPRSYPVIPVPSKGSFGGVLQKFPGCSGLFPHPYTFPAAAAAFGLCHKKEDAGAAAEALGGAGAGGAGAAPKTGLSGLFWPAGRKDAFYPPFCMFWPPRTPGGLPVPTYLQPPPQPPSALGCALGESPALLRQAFLDLAEPGGAAGSAEAAPPSGQPPQVLANGPGSGPPPPAGGAGSRDALFESPPGGSGGDCSAGSTPPADSVAAAGAGAAAAGAGPAGSRVPAPHHPHLLEGRKAGGGSYHHSSAFRPVGGKDDAESLAKLHGASAGAPHSAQTHPHHHHHPHHHHHHHTPPQPPSPLLLLPPQPDEPGSERHHPAPPPPPPPPPPLAPHPHHRGLLSPAGTSCSYPSEDSSEDEDDEEEEQEVDVEGHKPPEGEEEEVESRDPDDDEEEDEETGVLLGDPLVGGGRFLHGRGQSEKGSSRDRAPAVAGAFPLGLNSSRLLQEDGKLGDPGSDLPPPPPPPLAPQKASGGGSSSPVSPVHHPSLEEQPSYKDSQKTKENNQVIVSTKDDNSFSDKNKEHSFFITDSDASGGDFWRERSGEHTQETNSPHSLKKDVENMGKEELQKVLFEQIDLRRRLEQEFQVLKGNTSFPVFNNFQDQMKRELAYREEMVQQLQIIPYAASLIRKEKLGAHLSKS, encoded by the exons ATGGCATCCAGTCCGCTGCCGGGGCCCAACGACATCCTGCTGGCGTCGCCGTCGAGCGCCTTCCAGCCCGACGCGCTGAGCCAGCCGCGGCCAGGGCACGCCAACCTCAAACCCAACCAGGTGGGCCAGGTGATCCTCTACGGCATTCCCATCGTGTCGTTGGTGATCGACGGGCAGGAGCGCCTGTGCCTGGCGCAGATCTCCAACACTCTGCTCAAGAACTTCAGCTACAACGAGATCCACAACCGCCGCGTGGCGCTGGGCATCACGTGTGTGCAGTGCACGCCGGTGCAACTGGAGATCCTGCGGCGTGCTGGGGCCATGCCCATCTCATCGCGCCGCTGCGGCATGATCACCAAACGCGAGGCCGAGCGTCTGTGCAAGTCGTTCCTGGGCGAAAACAGGCCGCCCAAGCTGCCAGACAATTTCGCCTTCGACGTGTCACACGAGTGCGCCTGGGGCTGCCGCGGCAGCTTCATCCCCGCGCGCTACAACAGCTCGCGCGCCAAGTGCATCAAATGCAGCTACTGCAACATGTACTTCTCGCCCAACAAGTTCATTTTCCACTCCCACCGCACGCCCGACGCCAAGTACACTCAGCCAGACGCAGCCAACTTCAACTCGTGGCGCCGTCATCTCAAGCTCACCGACAAGAGTCCCCAGGACGAGCTGGTCTTTGCCTGGGAGGACGTCAAGGCCATGTTCAACGGCGGCAGCCGCAAGCGCGCCCTGCCCCAGCCTGGCGCGCACCCCGCCTGCCACCCGCTCAGCTCTGTCAAGGCGGCCGCGGTGGCTGCCGCGGCCGCGGTGGCTGGAGGTGGGGGTCTGCTGGGCCCCCACTTGCTGGGtgcgcccccgccgccgccgccaccaccgCCGCCCTTGGCGGAGCTGGCGGGTGCCCCGCACGCCCATCACAAGCGGCCGCGCTTCGACGACGACGAGGACTCGTTGCAGGAGGCCGCCGTAGTAGCCGCAGCCAGCCTCTCGGCCGCAGCCGCCAGCCTCTCTGTGGCCGCTGCTTCCGGCGGCGCGGGGACAGGCGGGGGCGGCGCTGGGGGCGGCTGTGTGGCCGGCGTGGGCGTGGGCGCGGGCGCGGGGGCGGGCGCCGGGGCCGGGGCCAAAGGCCCGCGCAGCTATCCAGTCATCCCGGTGCCCAGCAAAGGCTCGTTCGGGGGCGTCCTGCAGAAGTTCCCGGGCTGCAGCGGGCTCTTCCCGCACCCCTACACCTTCCCGGCCGCGGCAGCCGCCTTCGGCTTGTGCCACAAGAAAGAGGACGCGGGCGCCGCCGCGGAGGCCCTGGGGGGCGCGGGCGCAGGCGGTGCGGGCGCTGCGCCCAAGACCGGCTTGTCCGGCCTTTTCTGGCCCGCGGGCCGCAAGGACGCCTTCTATCCTCCTTTCTGCATGTTCTGGCCGCCGCGAACCCCTGGCGGGCTCCCGGTGCCCACCTACCTGCAGCCCCCGCCTCAGCCGCCCTCAGCGCTGGGCTGCGCGCTCGGCGAAAGCCCGGCACTGCTGCGTCAGGCCTTCCTGGACCTGGCTGAGCCCGGCGGCGCGGCTGGCAGCGCCGAGGCCGCGCCCCCGTCAGGGCAGCCCCCACAGGTCCTGGCCAACGGCCCGGGCTCGGGCCCACCGCCTCCTGCCGGGGGCGCCGGCTCTCGCGACGCGCTCTTCGAGTCGCCCCCGGGCGGCAGCGGCGGGGACTGCAGCGCGGGTTCCACGCCGCCCGCTGACTCTGTGGCAGCTGCCGGAGCAGGGGCCGCGGCTGCCGGGGCTGGCCCCGCGGGCTCCCGGGTTCCGGcgccccaccacccccaccttcTGGAGGGGCGCAAAGCAGGCGGTGGCAGCTACCACCATTCCAGCGCCTTCCGGCCAGTGGGCGGCAAGGACGACGCGGAGAGCCTGGCCAAGCTGCACGGGGCGTCGGCGGGCGCGCCCCACTCGGCCCAGACacatccccaccaccaccaccatcctcaccaccaccatcaccaccacaccccgccgcAGCCGCCGTcaccgctgctgctgctgcccccgCAGCCCGACGAGCCGGGTTCCGAGCGCCACCACccggccccgccgccgccgccgccccctcCGCCCCCTCTGGCCCCGCACCCGCACCACCGAGGCCTTCTGTCCCCGGCGGGAACCAGCTGCAGCTATCCCAGCGAGGACAGCTCCGAGGACGAGGACGACGAGGAAGAAGAGCAGGAGGTGGACGTGGAGGGCCACAAGCCCCccgagggagaggaagaggaggtggaaaGTCGAGACCCTGACGACGACGAGGAAGAGGACGAGGAGACGGGGGTCCTACTCGGGGACCCCTTAGTCGGGGGCGGTCGGTTCCTCCACGGCCGAGGGCAGTCGGAGAAGGGGAGCAGCCGGGACCGCGCGCCGGCCGTCGCGGGCGCGTTCCCGCTGGGCCTGAACTCCTCCAGGCTGCTGCAGGAGGACGGGAAACTCGGGGACCCCGGCTCGGacctgcccccgcccccgccgccacCCCTGGCCCCCCAGAAGGCGAgtggcggcggcagcagcagcccGGTCAGCCCAGTTCACCATCCATCACTGGAGGAGCAGCCCTCCTACAAAGAT AGTCAGAAAACTAAGGAAAATAACCAAGTTATTGTATCTACAAAGGATGACAACAGCttttcag ATAAGAACAAGGAGCATAGCTTTTTCATCACAGACTCTGATGCTTCTGGAGGAGATTTTTGGAGAGAAAGATCAG gtgaacaCACACAAGAAACTAATTCACCTCATTCACTCAAAAAGGATGTAGAAAATATGGGGAAAG aagaaCTTCAGAAGGTTTTATTTGAACAAATAGATTTACGGAGACGACTGGAACAAGAATTCCAGGTGTTAAAAGGAAACACGTCTTTCCCAGTATTCA